The Desulfuromonadales bacterium genomic sequence CCAGGGGGAGAAGATGGCGGTTCTTGGTGAGATGGCGGCCTCCGTCACCCATGAATTGCGCAATCCGTTGGTCGCCATCGGCGGCTTCGCCCAACGCCTCAACCGGGTCGCCGCCGGCGCTCGCGAGAAGGAATATGCGACGATCATCGCCCGCGAGGTGCAGCGCATGGAAGCGATGCTCTCCAACATCCTTGACTTCGCCAAGAAGGAGATGCTCTGCTTTGCCGAATGCCCTGTGCCGCAGGTGATCGAGGAAGCCCTGGCATTGGAGTACGATGCCCTGCTGCGCGGATCGGTGCGACTGGTGACCGAAATCGCCGAATCGTTGCCGACGATCCAGGGGGACGAGCAGAAGCTGCGGCAAGTGATGATCAACCTCATTGCCAACGCCCGGCAGGCGATGTCTGCAGGGGGAGTGTTGACCGTGCGGGCCTACCGCACGATTCTGCGCGGCGACGAAGCCGTAACCGTGGAGGTGGAGGATACCGGTGGCGGCATCCCCGCCGACATCCTGCGCAACATTTTCAACCCGTTCTTCACCACCAAGGAGGGAGGAACGGGGCTGGGGCTCCCCATCTCGCACCGGATCGTCGAGCAGCACCGGGGTCGGATCGAGGTAAAAAATCGCGTCAGGGGGGCAGTGTTCATCCTGCGCCTTCCGGTCCGTGGCAGCGACGCACCTTTCCGTTGACAAATCAGGGCGGGTTGGGTAAGGTATCGCAGTTTTTCGACGGGGCTGTAGCTCAGCTGGGAGAGCGATGCGTTCGCAACGCATAGGTCGTCGGTTCGATCCCGATCAGCTCCACCAATAAAGACAAAGGGGTCAGGCAGAGATGCTTGGCCCTTTTAATTATTCCACCATCAGCTGCCTCCTTTCTTTTCCTGCCACACAACTCACCTTGAAATCAATTCAAATCAAGCAATGCCCGGAACTGCGAAAACTCGCCGCCGACAAGCCTCCGTTCAGCCTCATTGCCAGCCTGCAGGGGCACCGCCGCACGAGCATTTCCTTGCTGCGCTATGTAGCTGGCACGATTGACGAATTATTTTGTGCAAGTGCGTTCATCCGTGGTAATTTCGGCACAGACATTTTCCTGTAGGCCGCCCGGCCGATATCGGTTTGGTCATGAACCCTGTAGCCGACAACACAGTGAAAGGCGGTCGTCTTCTCCCGCCCGGCGGGTGGAGCGCCTTTCCGTTATGCGGGGCGGCCCTGGTGGGCTTCTATCTCCTCAGCCGTGCCAATTACCTGCTCTTCCACGCCATCGTGGAACTCTTCTCGATTGTCGTCGCCTGCGGCGTTTTCATGATCGTCTGGAACTCCCGCCGGTTCCAGGATAACGGTTTTTTTCTCTGCCTCGGCATCGGCTCCCTCTTCGTGGCAGGGGTCGATTTTCTTCACACCCTGGCCTACAAAAACATGGGAGTCTTTCCGGGCAAGGGTGCAAACCTGGCAACCCAGCTCTGGATCGTCGCCCGCTACCTGGAGGCCGGTTCCCTGCTGCTCGCTCCCACCTTCCTGAGCCGCAGGCTCCGGCCGACCCCCCTCTTCGGAGGCTATCTGGCTGTGAGCCTCCTCCTGCTGGCGGCGGTCTTCGGTGGAATCTTTCCGGACTGCTTCCGGGAGGGAACAGGGCTCACTCCCTTCAAGATCGGCAGCGAATATCTGATCTGCTTTTTTCTGGCCGGCTCCCTCGTGGTTCTGCGTCGTTACCGGCAGGCCTTCGACCCCGGCGTTCACAAGCTCCTCTCCCTCTCGGTCGGGGCGTTCATCCTCGCCGAGCTCTCCTTCACCCTCTATACGGACGTCTTCGGCCTCAGCAATATGGCCGGCCATCTGTTCAAGGTCGCCGGCTTCTACCTGATCTACCGGGGAGTGATCGAAACCGGCCTGACCCGCCCTTACGACCTGCTGTTCCGCGAACTGAAGCAGAGCGAGGCATCCCTGAGCCAGCGCTCCGCCGAACTGGAGGCGGCCAACGAGGAACTGGCTTCGGCGATCGAAGAGCAGGAAGTCATCAACGAGGAGTTGATGGCGACGAACGAAAAACTGGCGGTTGTCAACGAGGAACTGGCGGCCGCCAACAGCGACCTGGAAGCCTTCAACTACTCGGTTTCCCACGATCTGCGCGGGCCGTTGACGGCCATCTGCGGCAACGCCCAGGTGGTTCTTGAGCTGTTCCCCGACAGGGCCGACCCGCAGGTTCTGGGCCTGGTCCGCGGCATCCTCGAGCAGGGCTGGCGGATGGACGATCTGATCGGCACCCTGCTGAACCTTGCCCAGCTCAATCGCGTGGCAGTGAAGCGGCAACCGGTCGACCTGAGCGCAATGGCGAAAGGGATTGCCACCGCCCTGGCAGCCCGCGAGCCGAACCGGCAGGCGGCATTCGACATCGCCGCCGGGATGGAGGTCGAAGCCGACCCGGCCCTGTTGCAGGTGGCCCTGGAGAACCTGCTCGGCAACGCCTGGAAGTACACCGGCAAGGCAGCCGAGGCGGCCATCGGGTTCGGCACGGCCGAGGTCGAGGGAGCGCGGGCCTTCTTCGTACGGGACAACGGGACGGGGTTCGACATGACACAGGCCGCCGACCTCTTTACCCCCTTCAAGCGGCTCCACCCCGGAGAGGATTACGAGGGATTCGGCGTCGGACTGGCGACTGTGCAGCGCATCGTCTCCAGGCACGGCGGCCGGGTCTGGGCGGAGAGCGCGCCGGGCCGGGGAGCGACGTTCTATTTCACCCTCTGAGCCTTCGGCAGGACTGACGAGGCAGACCGATCAAGGAGGCAGCATGCAACTCTACCTCATGCAGCACGGCCAGGCGGTGCCGGAAACCGAGCATCCCGAACAGCCGCTGAGCCGGGAGGGGGTGGCGCAGATCCAAACCTCGGCCGCGGTGATGAAGAAGCTGGGAATCGCCCCCGACCTGATCGTCTGCAGCCCGAAGAAGCGCTCGCGGCAGAGCGCTGCCCTGGTCGCCGAGGGGGTGAACTACCCCTACAGCGACATCCTCGAGACCGAGGCGATCAAGCCTGCCGCACCGGCCGACGATACCCTCTCCTTCCTCCGGCAGAACCCGGCTTGCGCCTCGGTATTGATCGTCGGACACCTGCCATCCCTCACCCGCATCGCCTCGCTGCTGCTGGGTGGCGACACCTCGGTGCGGGTGCGCTTCGAGAATGGCGGGCTGTGCCGGCTCGACACGACGGACCTGACGCCGGGAGAGGCGGAACTGGTCTTCCATCTCCCGGCAGTGCTGCTGCAGGTGATGGGGAAGTAGCGACTCTTGTTCCCGATTTGAGCGACGGCAGACAGGGGCGGTTCGCGAACCGCCCCTGCGTCATTCTGTAACCGGCTTGTTCAGGCCGCCTTGCGCCCCGGCCTGCCCTGACGGTCGGCCCGCACCAGCGGCATCCCTTCGCGGTCGAGGACCGCTCTCCAAGCCGGAGCGTCCTCCCGCTCGTGACAATCAGCTCTGGTCAGATGGAGAAAGACTCCCATCCCCATCAACAGAACGCTGGCCCCCGCCATGATCCCCACCGGATAGTAGAGGTTGCCCGCCAGGTCGAGCTGACTGTACTTGATGATCATGATCAGGCTCTCCAGCACCAGGGCGATGCAGACGGTACCGACGAAGCGGGCGATGGTGCGGCGGACGACGGCATAGGTGTTG encodes the following:
- a CDS encoding MASE3 domain-containing protein; this encodes MGFYLLSRANYLLFHAIVELFSIVVACGVFMIVWNSRRFQDNGFFLCLGIGSLFVAGVDFLHTLAYKNMGVFPGKGANLATQLWIVARYLEAGSLLLAPTFLSRRLRPTPLFGGYLAVSLLLLAAVFGGIFPDCFREGTGLTPFKIGSEYLICFFLAGSLVVLRRYRQAFDPGVHKLLSLSVGAFILAELSFTLYTDVFGLSNMAGHLFKVAGFYLIYRGVIETGLTRPYDLLFRELKQSEASLSQRSAELEAANEELASAIEEQEVINEELMATNEKLAVVNEELAAANSDLEAFNYSVSHDLRGPLTAICGNAQVVLELFPDRADPQVLGLVRGILEQGWRMDDLIGTLLNLAQLNRVAVKRQPVDLSAMAKGIATALAAREPNRQAAFDIAAGMEVEADPALLQVALENLLGNAWKYTGKAAEAAIGFGTAEVEGARAFFVRDNGTGFDMTQAADLFTPFKRLHPGEDYEGFGVGLATVQRIVSRHGGRVWAESAPGRGATFYFTL
- a CDS encoding histidine phosphatase family protein is translated as MQLYLMQHGQAVPETEHPEQPLSREGVAQIQTSAAVMKKLGIAPDLIVCSPKKRSRQSAALVAEGVNYPYSDILETEAIKPAAPADDTLSFLRQNPACASVLIVGHLPSLTRIASLLLGGDTSVRVRFENGGLCRLDTTDLTPGEAELVFHLPAVLLQVMGK